The Yersinia intermedia genome window below encodes:
- the pqiC gene encoding membrane integrity-associated transporter subunit PqiC — MMKWMAVLAALLLSACSSEPGKTYYQLPALSAPATASSSVASKQLWIEHVGVADYLAATGVVYQTNDVQYVIASNNLWASPLDQQLQQTLVTNLSNALPGWLVSSQPLDSDQDVLNVTVTGFHGRYDGRAIIRGVWILKHQGQLIKQPFDLELKQSEDGYDALIRTLAQGWQQEATAIAAQLQNVK, encoded by the coding sequence ATGATGAAATGGATGGCAGTTCTCGCAGCGTTGTTGCTCAGCGCTTGCAGTAGCGAACCCGGCAAAACCTACTATCAGTTACCGGCTCTTAGCGCTCCTGCTACGGCCAGTAGCAGTGTTGCCTCAAAACAGCTATGGATTGAACATGTTGGTGTCGCTGATTATCTGGCTGCGACAGGGGTGGTGTACCAAACCAACGATGTGCAGTATGTCATTGCCAGTAACAACCTTTGGGCCAGTCCGCTGGATCAACAGTTGCAGCAAACCTTGGTGACCAATCTGAGTAATGCGCTGCCGGGTTGGCTGGTCTCTTCACAACCACTGGATAGCGATCAGGACGTTCTCAATGTGACTGTAACCGGCTTCCATGGCCGCTATGATGGTCGTGCCATCATTCGTGGCGTGTGGATACTGAAACATCAGGGGCAGTTGATTAAGCAGCCATTCGATCTCGAGCTTAAACAGAGTGAAGACGGTTACGATGCGTTGATCCGTACTTTGGCGCAGGGCTGGCAGCAAGAGGCCACAGCTATTGCTGCTCAGTTACAAAACGTTAAGTAA